One Engraulis encrasicolus isolate BLACKSEA-1 chromosome 5, IST_EnEncr_1.0, whole genome shotgun sequence DNA segment encodes these proteins:
- the LOC134449813 gene encoding solute carrier family 2, facilitated glucose transporter member 11-like — MVCAIRQLLQSPLLTAAIFITGIGGTFQYGFHIAVLNSPSTFIKELVNVTCTERYGLNLLPWQLSIIWSFVVSIFCIGGLMGALMGGRLADKYGRKRCLLWNNLLGMAGAVLMVLSKTAVSFEMIMAARFIYGVNAGIGLTVHCMYLPECSPKKLRSMMGFFVITFIPFGKFISQLLGLSEVLGTEDRWPWLLGFSAVLALLQMVTLPLLPESPQYLLIMKGDPEACEQAMMRLWGPKVDHSEGLADMRAEAAVSSGLQRKGVLQLFRQRSLRWQLATIICCMTTLQLSGINAVYLYSFDVFRKANIPPHQLRYAALGTGLCELSTNVISAMVIERTGKKVLLLWGYFGMATTLTLLTVTLYLQTILWWMSYCSLILVFIFIMFFSSGPAGITTPLAGELFNQSFKAAAFTVNTTINWTGLFLIGMLFPLIVEHLYYLCFIIFLTFCFSTGLFVHFNVPETRNRTVLEIAAEYDRMHSRRRQEAAASEEQEHTPSPTPMDYPVQITWL; from the exons ATGGTGTGTGCCATCAGACAACTG CTTCAAAGCCCTCTACTCACTGCCGCTATTTTCATCACTGGCATCGGTGGCACTTTCCAGTATGGTTTCCATATAGCCGTCCTCAACTCCCCATccact TTTATTAAGGAGCTGGTGAATGTGACCTGTACTGAGAGGTACGGGCTCAATCTGCTGCCATGGCAACTGTCAATCATCTGGTCGTTTGTGGTGTCGATCTTCTGCATCGGTGGGCTGATGGGCGCGCTGATGGGCGGACGACTGGCGGACAAATACGGCAG GAAGAGATGTCTGCTGTGGAATAACCTGCTGGGCATGGCAGGGGCTGTGCTGATGGTGCTTAGCAAAACAGCCGTGTCCTTTGAGATGATCATGGCAGCCAGGTTTATCTACGGTGTCAATGCAG GCATTGGGCTGACAGTGCACTGCATGTACCTGCCTGAGTGCTCCCCGAAGAAGCTGCGGTCGATGATGGGCTTCTTTGTGATTACCTTCATTCCCTTTGGGAAGTTCATAAGCCAGCTCTTGGGCCTCAG tGAGGTGCTAGGGACGGAGGATCGTTGGCCGTGGCTGTTGGGGTTCAGCGCGGTGCTGGCGCTGCTGCAAATGGTCACTCTGCCCCTCCTGCCCGAGTCACCCCAATACTTGCTCATCATGAAGGGGGACCCAGAGGCCTGCGAACAGG CAATGATGCGTCTGTGGGGGCCTAAGGTGGACCACAGTGAGGGTCTGGCTGACATGCGCGCGGAGGCGGCTGTGTCGAGTGGGCTGCAGAGGAAGGGGGTCTTGCAGCTCTTCAGGCAGCGCTCGCTACGCTGGCAACTCGCCACCATAATCTGCTGCATGACAACACTGCAGCTGAGTGGTATCAATGCT gtgtatctGTACTCGTTTGACGTGTTCAGGAAGGCAAATATCCCTCCTCATCAGCTGCGCTATGCTGCCCTGGGCACTGGCCTGTGTGAGCTCTCCACTAACGTCATCTCG gcaATGGTCATTGAGCGCACAGGCAAGAAGGTGCTTCTGTTGTGGGGATACTTTGGGATGGCCACTACCCTGACACTACTGACAGTTACACTATACCtgcag accaTCTTGTGGTGGATGTCTTACTGCAGCTTGATCCtcgtcttcatcttcatcatgttCTTCTCCAGTGGACCAG CTGGCATCACCACTCCCCTAGCTGGTGAGCTCTTTAACCAATCCTTCAAGGCAGCTGCCTTCACCGTCAACACCACCATCAACTGGACTGGCCTCTTCCTCATTGGGATGCTCTTCCCGCTCATTGTG GAGCACCTCTACTATCTGTGTTTCATCATCTTCCTGACGTTCTGTTTCTCCACCGGCCTATTTGTGCACTTCAACGTTCCGGAGACGCGGAACCGCACTGTTCTAGAGATCGCCGCCGAGTACGACCGGATGCACAGCCGACGCAGACAAGAGGCAGCAGCCTCAGAGGAGCAGGAGCACACCCCCTCACCTACACCAATGGACTATCCTGTCCAAATAACATGGCTCTGA